The genomic window AGTTTCTTTTAATTCAGACGCCATCATGGTGCACCATATGGGAGTATTAGGTAGATGTAGTATGTGGGTACTCAGCGGCAGCATTATGTTAGTCTGTGGTGGCATTATACAGCCACAGTGTAATGGTAGTATGTGGGTACTCAATGGCGGTCTTATTGTATGGGGAAAGTATGGAGTATTGTGTTATTAGTAGCATGTGGTCACGTATGGTTTTGTTTGGGCACGATATGGGAGTATTATGTTGGTCGGCTGTGACAGCATTATGCATGTACTCTGTTGTAATATTATGTAGCAGAGTAGTGTGTATTATGTAGCAGAGTAGTGTGTATTGtagtactgccatatagtgctcaaatagtaacaccacacagtgcccacataatactgccatatagtgctcgaataattacaccacacagcgcccacataatactgccgtaAAAATATAGTACTGGCTtgcagtgcccaaataataccaccatatagtgctcacataatacTCCCATAGAGTAAACACatagtactgccatacagtgcctaaataataaCATCACACAGTGCCTACATAACGCTTATGTGATCTTTGTATTGCAGTACTATGTGTTTTCTCCATGACAGGATTATGtggactgtgtgtggtgttattaTTCGGgcactatatgacagtattatgtaggcactgtgtggtgttattcgggcactatatggtggtatgattcaggcactatatggcagtattatgtgggcactgtgtggtgttattaTTTctacactatatggcagtatgtggGCACTGTGCGGGGTTATTAttcgggcactatatggcagtattatgtgagcactgtgtggtgttattaTTCGAatactatatagcagtattatgtgggcactgtgtggtgttattcgggcactatatggcagtattatgtgagcactgtttGGTGTTATTATTCGaatactatatggcagtattatgtgggcactgtgcgGGGTTATTAttcgggcactatatggcagtattatgtgagcactgtgtggtgttattaTTCGAatactatatagcagtattatgtgggtacTGTGTGCCGCGTTATTAttcgggcactatatgggagtattatgtgggcactatgtgGTGTTAttcgggcactatatggcagtattatgtgggcactgtgtgcAGGGTTATTAttcgggcactatatgggagtattatgtgggcactatgtgGTGTTAttcgggcactatatggcagtattatgtgggcactgtgtgcAGGGTTATTATTCGGgcactatatgacagtattatgtgggcactgtgtggtgttattaTTCGGacactatatgacagtattatgtgggcactgtgtggtgttattattcgggcactatatggcagtattatgtgggcactgtgtggcgttattattagggcactatatgggagtattatgtgggcactatgtgGTGTTATTCGGgcactatatgacagtattatgtgggcactgtgtggtgttattattcaggcactatatggcagtattatgtggagtGACGGTGTTTATATCACATAGAGGTCACATGGCGGCTCCTCTCTTACCAGGTGACAGTTCTTACATTATTCCCTTtgcttttaatatgttttttccAACAGACCTGAAGAAATCTCTGAaccagtttgtggaggaggaaACCATTAAGGACTTTGACCTAGAAGCGGAGCAGGCGCTAGAGGCGGTGAGCGCGGGTCAGGTGGGCGTCGGAGCTTTGGCCAATACCTGGATGAAAGCGTACACGGAGGTGAGATGGGGCTTATTCATTGATGGCTccagataggtcatcaatatgtaATGGGAGGAGGGCTGCAGTAACTCAGCACGGCCACTACGCAGTGTATGGCGCTGTTGCATCTGGTTCTGCTCATGGGTGCAGCAATTAAAGAGGTTATAAAGaatgagaaaaacatggctgctttcttcttaaaacagcgccacttctgtatacaggttgtgagtggtattgcagctcaacctcattcacttaaagtgtcactgtttttttgttttttgtttgcagaaatcaatagtccaggcgattttaagaaactttgtaattgggtttattaggcaaatttgttattatctgcatttaaaaagcgttccccaggtccccccccccctcctctctctcattcactgctcattatcagggaatctcgactcttttacatcagtcgagccctgtgtaacctatggagaggggaggggggaggagggagattagtggccagcagagaacaaaggattacacagcaggagctgtattacaacctgtattcagaggtcagagaggtcagtgctgacctcagaggagatagcccgatgatgtagctgtaaattaactctttgttgtcctgttttggtgcctcatctacctccacccctcccctctccatagagaatcatgaagacaggggggagagcttcaaactgctttttcatgataaaaatgcattttttttgctaataaacccaattacaaagtttcctaaaatccccTCTACTAAAAATTTTAAACGCCAGCGACactttaagaatggtgctgagaactctgtATATGGAAAGGGcgagacaatatcactttaagctgcaataccagacacaacctatagATGGCAGggttctgctgctgtatgtaattaTTGGGATGAGTGAAGTAAAGAGGGTGACAAGTAGGGGGCAACAGAGCTCGGCTACTATGTGGAAATCAAATAAGTTTTCATTATATCCAGTAAGTGTCAGCAATGTGTATAAGGGGGTGTAGAGGTGCAGAGGGGTGAAGAGAACccctctactatatgggggtccgCAGTACTATAAATGGCTTGATATGggggttgtttttattttcttagcgctaagacccccactgatctctagatatagccGGGAGAAGAGCACAGCCATGCGCTTCACTCAACAACTCAACACAACTAAGTCTATAAAGCCAGTAATGAGCGGGATAAAGCTATAGGGAGTGAAGCACGCGACTGAGCGcttctccccggctatatctagAGATAGGTGGGGGCCTCAATAATTCAAAATATAAAAGCTACTGACAACTATAGCAAAACTTCCTCTCCGCAGACAACGCTGGAGCATGCCCGACCAGAGGAGCCCAACTGGGACGAGGATTTCGCCGACATCTATCACGATCTCATCCACTCCCCGGCCTCGGAAACCCTTCTCAACCTGGAGCACAACTACTTTGTCAGCATCTCGGAGCTCCTTGGAGAAAGAGACGTGGAGCTGAAGAAGCTACGAGAGAGGTgatggtgtatattatatataagagCCTAGATGGGGAATCTGCCGACCCTCCAgctactgcagaactacaatccccatcatgcctggacaggcaaaacTAAAGAAGAAGCGACTATGAtgggaaactacaattcccatcatgcctggacagccttcggctgtccaggcatgatgggaattgtagtttcccaTCATAGTCACTGCTCCTTtagctttgcctgtccaggcatgatgagaattgtagttcccCATGATAGTCACTGCTCCTCTGTGCTTGGATAACTGAATCCCCTATGTCGCCCCCTACAGACAAGGCCTGGAGATGAATAAAGTGATGCAAGAACTGGGCAAGTCCCTAAGTGACCAAGACGTCAACTCGGTAGCAGCTCAGCACTTTGAGTCTCAACAGGTAAGGTTGTCACCTTGGTGTCCTCCATGTCCCTTATCCATAGGTCTTATACATTTATAggggttttaaagggaacctgtcacccccgttgccggggtgacaggctcccgaccctccgctagagcaccttatacgtacctgatcgcgccgggtcccgcttcttgattcggtgcggtgacggagatttcagcgcccgaagctcgGCGcgtgcgctcctgagatgagtctgacgctcatagagaatgacggagcgtcggactcaccagtcattctctatgagagttggactctcCTTCGGGctctgaaatctccgtcacccggccgtctcaagaagcgggacaggtacgtataaggtgctttagtggggggtcgggagccggggggggggggggggggggggttgacaggtcctttttaaaggggttgttcaccaaaaatgtttttcattcaaatcaactggtgccagagatttgtaatttacttctattaaaaaaaaaaaatctcaaatcttccagtacttatcagctgctgtatgtcccacaggaagtggggttttctttccagtctgacacagtgctctatgctgccacctctgtccttgtcaggaactgtccagagtagtaacaaGTCCCCAtaaaaaacatctcctgctctccaaactggaaagaatacaccacttcctgcaggacatacagcagctgataagtactgtaaaactagagatttttttaatagatgttaCTACAAATCTGACAatttctggctccagttgatttgaaaaaaaaatggtgagctacccctttatttatttatttatttttatgtgcagATGATAGAAAATAAATGGAGCACGGAGTTGAAGCAGCTATCTACTATCCAGAAACAGGAATATCAGGAGTGGGTGATAAAACTACACCAAGACCTCAAAAATCCAAACAACAGCTTTATAAGGTGAGAGCTAGCCGGATAACGAGGGGTTAAAGGAGTAgataaaacacagctactttcttgcaaaaacagcgccacccctgtcctcaggttgtgtgtggtattacagttcagctccattcacttcagtggggctgagctgcaaaacccaaatccttagggccctattccacgggacgattatcctttggataatcgttaaatcgttcttaactaagcgataatcgttcagttgaatagcagttaacgattaaacgacgtaCGACAAATCATTGATCCCTTAATAAGaccttgacctatttttattgttgctcgttcgcaaatcgtccgCATGGAATAAAACGTTGTTCGGTCTTTAGCAGTAGCGGCAAACGCAATAtggacgacaagacgaccgcaagaacgatcataagtaacgaccatcgttccgtgtaattgggtgaacgatttaaggttgttcgcaatagcggtcgtttgagatggtTTATGGTTAACAATTATccaaaacgataatcgtcccgtggaacagGGCCCTTATCGTGCGAataatcgttatatcattcgaatttaaacgataatcgttctgtgtaattgcaggcaacgatcgaaaaatcgtttgtgtgtcgtcgAAAATTACCTATGTCGCCTAAAATTACCGTTAATcgctcgctaatcgttcgctgtaattccacatttcttcgctcaagttccgcgtttgttcactaatcgttcaggatcagaaggagtaaacgatcatagtaacgaccgcaaaaacTGTCGTTGTAacaacgaccatcgttctgtgtaagggtctatttacacagaaagattatctgacagattatctgccaaagatttgaagccaaagccagaaacagactataaacagaggtcaggtcaaaaggaaagcctgagatttctcctcttttcaaatccattcctagctttggcttcaaatctttggcagataatctgtcagataatctttctgtgtaaacgcaccattatatggggaacgatttcaggttaacgataaacaatctcgtttgcgatcattaatcgctaaaaatcgttccatgtaataggacccttagggtcctattacacggagcaatttttaacgattaacgagtaatgctgcgtttacacaaagcgataattccccaaatcgatcgtttaacgattttgaagcaacgatttgtttcttataacgatcggcgtttagacgaataaatcgttagaaaattcgtaagaaacaCACTTAGGGTGAATCTTCGTATACGCCATCTACgtatttttagcgaacgatgatttgagaacatgttaaaagatcaaaatgaacgatttctcgctcgtcgcttgatcatttgctgtgtttacacggaacattATCGCTCacatgcgatcgttattgcgaaaattcgaacgataatcactccatgtaaatgcagcataacgataaacgatcgcaaacgagattgtttatcgttaacctgaaatccttcaccatattacacagaacgatggtcgttagtcgttagttcagcaattacactgaacgattcgtgaacaaatgcggaactacagcgaacgaatgtggaattacagcgaacgattaacgataattttaggtttagatctaaatcaacgacataccaacgatttttcgatcggtacctgcaattacacagaacgattatcgtttaaattcgaacgatataacgatttttcgcacgataattgtcccatgtaatagggcccttatactgtcCCTGTGCTATACcctcagctgtcagggcatgatgggagttgtagttttgcagcagttggaaaGCAGGGCCCTGAACCGATCCCTCTTCTCATCATACTCTCCTTCCTAGTGATGAAATTAAAGTGCAACCAAACCAGTTCCAAGAGTCTACGGACCCGAGTCAGGCCCTGTACGAGGAGCACGGGCAGCTGGAGGAAAGCTTCACCATACACTTGGGTAAGCGCTTCTCCTGACTCCACAACTGGGTGGAAAGTTCTGGGTGATCCTGTACGTGTCTGACCTCTTCACCTTCTCTCCAGGTGCTCAGCTAAAGACCATGCACAACCTGCGGCTGCTGAGGGCCGACATGCTGGACTTCTGCCGACACAAGCGCAACCACCGCAGCGGAGTGAAGCTGCACAGACTACAGaccgccctctccctgtactCCACCTCATTGTGCGGCCTGGTCCTGTTAGTGGACAACCGCATTAATTCATACAGTGGGATTAAGAGAGGTAGGTGGCACCGTAATGGGGTAACTTATACAGGagtaggaaaacatggctgctttcttccagaaacagcaggatGACTTtatctagttcaggtgtggtttgcaactacaggggaactccggcaatttttattttttctttcaaatcaaccagcaTCAGAAACTTatatgtcatttacttctattgaaaaaaatctcacatctcccagtacttatcagctgctgtatatcctgcaggaagtggtgtattttttccagtctgacgcagtgctctctgctgccacctctgtccatgtcaggaactgtccagagcagcagcaaatccccatagaaaacctctcctgctctggacagttcctgacatggacagaggtggcagcagagagcactgtgtcagactggagagaatacaccacttcctgcaggacatacagcagctgataagtactggaagacttgaaagttttaaatagaactaaattacaaatttatagaaCTTTCTGATTTGAGAGCAAAAACTTTTAAGTCTGAGTTCTCCTATGAAACtctatttacttcagtggaactgagctaaaAACCGCACCCAGattggagacaggagtggtgctgtgtctggaagaaagcgtcCTTGTTTCTCCAATCCTGGATCCTTTAACCCTATTGTTTACCCTTTTTGTACTTTTGTCGATTACAATGCCTTTGTCTCCCCTTCAGACTTTGCCACGGTGTGCCAGGAGTGCACCGACTTCCATTTCCCGCAGCTCCAGGAGCAGTTGGATGTGGTCCAGCAGGTGGTGCTGTATGCCAGAGCACAGCGGAGCCAAAAGGCAAAGCACCAACAAGGTCAGTGGCCTCATATGGATAATGGGGACTTCACACAACTAGATCATCGTTTGGTCAATGTCCATATTACAGGCCggtcactttgggggagatttatcaaacatggtgtaaagtgaaactggctcagttgcccctagcaaccaatcagattccacctttcattttccaaagagtctgtgaggaatgaaaggtggaatctgattggttgctaggggcaactgagccagtttcactttacaccatgtttgataaatctcccccatagggtatTGGTATGTGACCAGCTTCACACTTTCCTGTTAGGGTGATATTAAACAGAACGATtacgttcgaaaaatcgttaaatcgctcGGATTTGATAGATAATCGTTTAgcgtaatagcagacaacgattaaacgaccaacaagaaaccaTTGGTCGTTTAacagaatttggacctatttttatcgttgatcgttcgcaaatcggtcacatggaataagacgtcgttcgccaAAGCGACAATaggacgaacgcaataacaatcataagtaccgatcatcgttccgtgtacttgggtgaacgatttcaggtttgagttcgtttatcgttaatcatggatgaaatcgttttgtgtaatagtagcCTTAGCTCACTGGAATAATCTGATAGCTGAaccatctctcctgtcctctccatacaaaGCTGAGCatccctgtgttctctatgggagctttggctgtggcttatctctccctgaacaaagGGTTCGGCCAATGATTTGTATTAGCAATAGACAATAGGGAAGATCTCTAAAACTGTCTATTAtcttgtggataggtgataactagCTTTTCATTGGTGGTCTGACCACAGGGACCCCcactggatttaaaggggttatccagcgctacaaaaacacggccacttttccccctactgttgtctccagttcaggtgcagtttgcaattaagctccatttacttcaatggaactgagtttcaaaaccccacccaaactggagacaacagtagggggaaagtagccatgtttttgtagcgctggataacccctttaaggtcctatttCCTCCAAATTAACAGAGCGCACCAGCCATGCCCGACCATTGCTCCattcaatatgtatatatacactatacgtTCCTTTAGGCCGGGAGGGTTGTAAACAGCTTCCACCCCCTGGTGACGTGAATATATATCAGCACATAACAAAATGAAGGCACATCTATATTTATCTGTGTCTGTATTTGGCCTGTCATCTGCTCCCGGCCCCGCTCTATAAATTGAGATGCTGCTAGGACAACTCCTAAATACAGCCAGCGGCTTTTACTAAGTAGGATGAaggaggggagaaaaaaaaaatggtcggcACGACCATTCCAACAATTTTGGCTCCGGTTCCAAGATCCAAACTGAGAGGAACTTACAGGACCCGTATAATCCCATTTGATTTGTAGCGTGGACCATGTTCACATCTTAATCCAGGAGGCTCCCATCCATTGCAGTCACTGATGTCATGCATATATAAGGAAAAAGTGACTATATGCTCAGCCGGAGCTTCCTGGTTCCTCTACATAATACAGTGGCACCTCTGTTCTAGAACCTAATTGGTTCTGAAAGGCAGATTGAGAACGAGCAGTgtctttccataggaaataatgtaaattggttccagcacccaccaataattatcaTTAATAACTACAGCGCTCAAGTGCACAGTAATCAATGCAATAAAATACAGAACAGTActagtagttaccccctccctctAGCATGTCCCTAGTAAGTAGTTACCCCTCACTCCAGCATGCCTCTAGTAGGTAGTTACCCCCCTCCTTCTAGc from Dendropsophus ebraccatus isolate aDenEbr1 chromosome 1, aDenEbr1.pat, whole genome shotgun sequence includes these protein-coding regions:
- the FERRY3 gene encoding ferry endosomal RAB5 effector complex subunit 3, which produces MKPGKVKPCYTERDFVFSFHAGSQSFVLTVPLQFPVQENLDHLHGRLMLLHELPCFIEQDLKKSLNQFVEEETIKDFDLEAEQALEAVSAGQVGVGALANTWMKAYTETTLEHARPEEPNWDEDFADIYHDLIHSPASETLLNLEHNYFVSISELLGERDVELKKLRERQGLEMNKVMQELGKSLSDQDVNSVAAQHFESQQMIENKWSTELKQLSTIQKQEYQEWVIKLHQDLKNPNNSFISDEIKVQPNQFQESTDPSQALYEEHGQLEESFTIHLGAQLKTMHNLRLLRADMLDFCRHKRNHRSGVKLHRLQTALSLYSTSLCGLVLLVDNRINSYSGIKRDFATVCQECTDFHFPQLQEQLDVVQQVVLYARAQRSQKAKHQQEATNGSDKVKNAERNTSNLLPGEFYVTRHSNLSETHVVFHLCVDDNVRSGNITARDPAIMGLRNILKVCCTHDVTTINIPLLLVHEMSEEMTIPWCLKRAELVFKCVKGFMMEMVSWDGGVSRTVQFLVPQNISEEMFYQLSNMLPQIFRVSSTLTLTSKR